AGCATCTGAAGCTGCGCAAGAGCTTCAGCGCCAGTCACCCTACTACAGCGCAACTCTTGCCTATACCTAAGCTTCCAACACCCCAAAACGACTCCATAAATCATTCAGTCTGGCGTTCCGAGCTCTTCGCGCTGCCGGCCTCGCTGTAGGCCTTGGTCTAACAGCCCTCGCCGCCTATAATAGCAACCAGGCCGAAATGGACTCACACACCCCAAGAGGCGGGCACTTGGTTGCCACGGATGGCCGAGAGGTGGTTTACTGTCACGCCTGCTCCCATGAGTGGTGGCAAGATGAGCATGGTCTGCAGTGCCCTCGCTGCGAAAGCGAGATCACAGAGATTGTACGATATATATCCACTGCCCCCCTCCTGCCACATCTTCTGACATACACCCAGGTTTCTCCCGAGAACGACCCTAGAGAGATCGAGGACGGGCCTCCTCTTCACGATTCCCCGAGACTCAGACGTCACATCTACGACGACGATTCGGATCCTGAAGAGGCCGATATAGAGGAGCATCTGCACCGCGGCCCAGGCGGATTCGTCGTACACCGAGCCATCTGGGACAATTCCCAGCGCCCGGGACAGAGCCCAAACCCGAACACCCGCCAGCCCCCCGACGTGAACGATGGCGACCAGATTATTCGACGCTTTATTGATATGGTGAATGATTTCGGCATGGGCATGCCACCGCGACCTCCCGACGAGACTCGCCCTCCTGGCTTTGGCGCTGGTGGAAACATTTTTGGCGGTCAGGGCAATGTTCGCACATTCCAGAGAACAGGTCCCGGAGGCACCACGAGCTTCACGATCGCCACTGGACCCATCCATGTTCACCAAGGAGGAGCCAACTCGCCTGCTGGAGCTGGAGGTGACCCCTTCCAGTCGTACGTCAGCCTTGAACCTCGTGGCCAGCCACCGCCTGGACCTCGAATCACAGTCGTTTCCATTAGAACGAATGCTGACCAACTTCCTAGTATCTTCAGCAGCGTCTTAGCTGGAGCAGGACCCCCTCAACCGGCCGGAATGGGTCCAGGCCAGGGACAGCGGGCGCCTAATCAAGCGCCCACACTTCTCCATGAGATTCTCAACATGCTCAACCCAGCCAATGCCTCGCACGGCGATGCTGTGTACACTCAGGAGGCCCTGGACCGGATCATCTCTCAGTTGATGGAGCAGAACCCGGCATCGAACGCGGCACCCCCGGCGACTGAAGATGCGCTCAGCAAGCTGAAGCGCAAAAAGGTCGACAAGGAGATGCTTGGCCCCGACGGCAAGACCGAGTGCACAATCTGCATTGACGACTTCAAGGAGGGGGACGATGCCACAGTGCTGCCCTGTAAGCATTGGTTCCACGACCAGTGCGTCGTCATGTGGTTGAAGGAGCACAATACTTGCCCCATATGCCGTACGCCGATTGAAGAGCccagcggcagcagcagcatcaaTGACAACAACAATAACAACAATTCCAATGCGAGCGGTTCAAACAACGGCGGAAACAACAACAACCCTTCGCAAACCCACCCTGGAGCAGCAGCGTCTGGCTCTTCAGAGAGCCACCAAGACTCATTCTGGCCTGGTAATGATCCGGGACACTGGGCAAACTCGATGAGAGGGATTCCCCCTCGACCGAGCTACATGGACACGACCCCCCCGGTTCCTGCCGACTCCACGAGACCCCAGTCGTCATTTGTCGATGAAGCCTATGGACGCTACGGGGCTTCCAGCACCGGCCGCAGTGATCCGCAACGTCCCCAGGAAACGAGTCGAATGCCCAGCTTCCGATCCGCTAGACGAGACTCTCATTCGCCCCCGAGCCTCCGCCGACACCAGTCGGATGTGTTTCGAGCTAGACAGCGGAGTCCCTCGTCTGGAAATTGGGACAGAGGTCAAGACAGCAACCAGGACAGTAATCAGGATGCCGGGTCTAATCACGGCCCGCTTAATTGGCTGAGAAACCAGTTTTCTCGAGGATCGGGTTCGGGAGACAGCAACCCGCGTGAGAGACGGAGACAGTAAGCTTGTGGCATTGATTAATGGAACGGAATGGATCTGGGTGGTTTGCCAATGAAAGATTTGAGCGAGCCACGCGGCTCCAACGCGGCCGGTAGGCATATCACGAATTACGACAAGGGTCGACGGCGTTTAGCATTGGTCACTGAGACCGTTATTTCTTTTCTTGAGCTCGACCGCGCCGCCGTGGGTCAGACTTTTAGGACCCGCAGGGCGTCTTCTGTACATACTTGGGACCTTGTCACAGGAAAACAGACGGGCATCCTCCTCTTGGTGGCGAGGGTTAGGCAGGATAAAATCTCGTACTGCAGTCGGTATGATAACAGACAGTATCCGTCCCAATGTGAAATGCATGTGTTTTGGAATGAGCGGCTAGTAGCGAAGTCAAGAGATCCAAACAGATTCAAGTGACCACACTAGAGGATGTATCGTAAAACCCAATCTCACCCCAATCTCATCAAGGCCGCCCCAACAGTCACTCCAATGCAGAAGGAATTGCGTGCGTTTCTGTTGCAAGTATATTGTTCGTGAGGTAGAATAGAGATGTGTATACGCCCCGTACACCGGTGTCAAACAAATAGCCGTCGTCGTTACTTCCATACAAATACACATTACCAGATACTTGAGAGGGAGAAGCACGAGATGGTAAAGGATTCGACACAAGCGGTGCGCGATGCAGCCGTAGCCATACCCGCACATGTGTCGTCCTTTACATGCCCCTCGCCCCCCCTTCGAATGCAATCGCTCCTTTTCATCATCGTCTTCATCTCAGGTGCCCGCCCCTCACACCGACACCTCATAGGCCATCccactctctctctctctctctctctctctctctctctctctctctgtctgTCTCTCACAGGTCGTCACACCTATCTCCTCTTGACATTCCTCACCAAAAACGCACCCACCACACCCGCCGCGACCGCGACACCACTGATGATCGCGACACCCATGAGCCCTTCCTTGGCGACCTTGTCGTCGACGAGCTGGCGCAGGTTGGAGGCCTGGAGGTTGGCGGGCTCCTTCTCGAGGAGGAGATCGTTGTAGCGGCGGGCCTCGCCGTAGTTTCCGAGCTTGTAGTTGCCGAGGGCGAGGTAGAAGAGGCACTCGCGGCGGCGCTCGGGGGAGACGCGGAAGATTTCGGAGAGGAGGCGGACGCCTAGTTGTTGGTCGTTGCGGGAGTCTGATTTTACGAGGCCCTGTTTTTGCGAGGGAGTCAGCAATTGCTGGAAGGTAGAAGGAGATGAATATGGGGTATGGGaatttgggggggggggggtgtatGACATCGGCTACATGGGGAGGAGAGAGAAGGGAAGGCTATCGTACCCATGCGTAGTTGAACTTGGTTTGGACGCCGACCATGTCGCCTTCTTTTTCATACTGGGCGCGGAGGACCTGGAGCTCGGATGCCTTGAGGGGCCTGTGGTGTGAGGAGGGCTTTGTCAGTCACGATGATATCGCATGATCGGGTGTCGCGGGGATGGGAGGTGGCCTTGAAGATGAGAAGACATACGTTTCTGCGTCGAGGGCGTCTGCGCAAATGATCAGTCATGGATTACTTCCCGGCCACATCATGTTCACAGCATAGAAGAGGAGGGGTGGGGAGGGCGACTTACAAGGTAGATCAACCATGGCTGCGATGGTGCAGTTGACTCGTGGCTATGGGAACGTCGTGCGTAAAGGTATTTTCTTTTGTTTTGACGGATCGTACGAGTGTATTCGAACTTCGTAGCAGTATCGTGGGTTTAAAAGGTTCGATCAGGTACCGGTTCGAAAGCAGCTGTCACGATTGCAAGGTATGACAGGGCTGAAGATGCCAAAGCGTTGGAAGATGCTGAATGCAGAAATCGAGAAAAAGGCGGCAGGCTATAGCTGGGAAGAACGGGATCGGGGAAGAGTGGCTGAAGCTCTGACATTTGAAGATGCGTGGGGACTCTGCCGGGCGGGCCACTctggggcggcggcggcgacggcggcgtcATGTGTGGCGGATGACGAGTGCTGGAGACAAGCTGAGGTGGGGCTGTTGAGTCTGTGACAGGGGGTCACTCTCTATGAGAAACTTAGTCATCACTGATTGTCGTCCGGGTGATGCCGTGCGATAAGGTAAGCTGGGGGCTGACGGGCAGCGACAGTTTTTTGTTTGGGGGATTTCTGTGTTGGGTTTAGGCTGGTTTGTTCTGCCGTGCCTTATCCCACCTGCACGATTTCTAGTcgcatccatccatccatcgaCCCAAGTCAATCAATTAACGACACCAAACACCACCCACGAAAACAACGCGACATCACGACTCTACGTCCCCGCGCATACGCACTTCCATCTAGCCGCTTACACAATCTTCCACGGAGACAACACAAGAGAATCAGCCAAGATGCTTTTGGCAGAGGAGCCCGCGACGGTAAGGTTCCCCCCTCCATTCCCCCGTCATCCCGCACCGTTGACGGCATCTACTTTCTACTCGGAGAAGCGAATCGCTAACGGGAGACATGCCCTTCGCGCCAACAGCTCATCTCGCACACGATCGACAACTTCAACATCCAACCAGACAAGCAAGCCATCGCCCGCATCAATGAATCCCTCTCCACCCTCCAACAGGCCCGCGAGCTGCGTCTCCGCGAGGCAGAGAATGCCCTCAAGAGTACGTCCCGGTCACCATCTCCCGTCTCCTCCAGAATACAAGCCAGCCTCCTGTCGCCCAACAATCACGACCCACTCCTTACTCCAAAGACCACAAACACCTCCAAACAAGATCGCAATAATGGGAATATCGAACTCAACTAACATTCCCACAGAGCTCTCCCGCCAACTAAACACAATGACATCCCAACACGCAGAACTAACCTCAGCCCACTCCTCCACCGCCCACGCCTCCGAAATAGCCCGCCTCGACACCACAAAATTCCGCACCGCAAAGGCGGCATCCGACGCAGAAATGGAAGCAGAGCGCCTCGCCCAACAGGCCGCAGACCTCAACGCCCGCCTGCAGGAGCTCGAGATCCAAGGCCTCGACGGCTCCGCCGACGACCAGGCGCGCCGCCGCGACCCCGTCGACGACGAGGTGCTGCTGCGGCTCAAAGTGTACCGCAGCCTGGGCATCGAGATAGAGCGCGACGGGAAGGACGGTGGCGGCACGGGCGAGTTCACGCGCGCGGTTGTG
This is a stretch of genomic DNA from Colletotrichum lupini chromosome 10, complete sequence. It encodes these proteins:
- a CDS encoding mitochondria fission 1 protein, producing MTPPSPPPPQSGPPGRVPTHLQMSELQPLFPDPVLPSYSLPPFSRFLHSASSNALASSALSYLAIVTAAFEPPRVNCTIAAMVDLPYALDAETYVFSSSRPPPIPATPDHAISSPLKASELQVLRAQYEKEGDMVGVQTKFNYAWGLVKSDSRNDQQLGVRLLSEIFRVSPERRRECLFYLALGNYKLGNYGEARRYNDLLLEKEPANLQASNLRQLVDDKVAKEGLMGVAIISGVAVAAGVVGAFLVRNVKRR